One window of Dendropsophus ebraccatus isolate aDenEbr1 chromosome 13, aDenEbr1.pat, whole genome shotgun sequence genomic DNA carries:
- the LOC138770430 gene encoding fibrinogen-like protein 1, translated as MEASWAYTMEASWAYTMEASLPQVQTSLPDGCSSQVLYTTLTSGAGKQRDYCALATRVYCPEFVAPDGYTTRRGDIFGIREVTSPEERYRTMAALKLFPCLLLLTLSYPQTASQDQSDVAQGYDCSHIWERDDASTSGTYRIKPQGSDTSFLVYCKMSELGGWTSIQRHDGSDGLNFDEKWDNYKNGFGELEGEHWIGLEYMYLLTNQPDRSAKLHISLGDFSGNESYAEYNPFSVGNEDLHYKLSAGKYSGTAGDAFLGNGAENQHGSYFGTRDHPTDNCNQKCKIDDMRFPSCGDIFHSGWWYNACGSANLNGVWRSPSDYLAFATSVSWPTWKIRESLKFSEMYLIHH; from the exons atggaagcctcctgggcctacactatggaagcgtcctgggcctacactatggaagcgtccttaCCACAGGTCCAAACCTCTCTACCAGATGGCTGCAGCTCTCAGGTTTTATACACA ACCCTAACCTCTGGTGCAGGGAAGCAAAGGGATTATTGTGCCCTCGCCACAAGGGTCTATTGTCCAG AGTTTGTGGCTCCAGACGGATACACAACCAGACGGGGAGATATTTTTGGTATTCGGGAAGTTACAAGCCCAGAAGAAAG GTATAGAACCATGGCAGCCCTGAAGCTATTCCCATGTCTCCTATTATTAACCCTTTCCTACCCCCAGACTGCATCCCAG GATCAGTCTGACGTGGCTCAAGGTTATGACTGCTCGCATATATGGGAGAGAGATGACGCGTCTACCAGTGGAACATACCGGATAAAACCACAAGGATCCGACACCTCTTTTCTG GTGTACTGTAAGATGTCTGAACTTGGTGGCTGGACTTCCATACAAAGACACGATGGATCAGATGGGTTAAACTTTGACGAAAAATGGGACAACTATAAAAATGGATTTGGCGAACTTGaag GTGAACATTGGATTGGACTGGAATACATGTATCTCCTGACAAACCAGCCAGACAGATCTGCCAAACTGCACATCAGCCTCGGGGACTTTAGCGGCAATGAATCCTATGCTGAATACAATCCCTTTAGTGTTGGAAATGAAGACCTCCACTATAAGTTATCGGCAGGGAAATATTCCGGTACAGCAG gcGATGCCTTCCTTGGAAATGGAGCAGAAAACCAGCATGGCAGCTACTTTGGCACTAGGGATCATCCCACCGACAACTGTAATCAGAAATGTAAAATTGACGACATGAGGTTCCCCAGCTGCGGTGATATATTCCATTCGGGCTGGTGGTATAACGCCTGCGGATCAGCAAACCTGAATGGTGTTTGGCGCAGTCCTTCAGATTATTTAGCCTTTGCCACCTCTGTGTCATGGCCGACGTGGAAAATCAGAGAGTCGTTGAAATTCAGTGAAATGTATCTGATTCATCATTAG